AAAGAATCCATATAGCCGGGGCCGTCATTGCTGAAAATAGCGACACAACTGCGGATGTAAAGTGCCAGGATACCGATTGCAATGGGAATATCCAGGTTCAGGCTGCGCATGCGGATTCCTGCAATGGCCGATTTGAAATAATCCTGTGCTGAAAACAGCAGTACAGGAATCGACACGGCAAACGAAAGGTAAGAACTCAGATTGCGAATTCCCGAATAAGTACGGTCAATGCCCAAGTATTCCGGGAAGCTCCAGAGCATAATACTCCCGAAAGCAAAACCGGCGATTCCCAATTGAAATAAAAGACGCTTGTTGAACGTACCGGTCGATTTATCTATAGCCTTGAAATTCGGTTCGTAACCGATCCGGGTTAATAATAAAGCCAGTTCTGAAAGCTTTATGAGTTCCAGGTTCACGGTAATGGTAGCGGTCTTTTTCGGAAAATGGATCGTGGAGCGCAGAATCCCCGCGTTTAACCGGTGCAAATGTTCCAGCAAAAAGATACAGCTTGCACAATGGATCTGAGGGAGATGGAGTGTAATCTTTACAATACTTCCCTCTTGAAAATCAATGTGTTTTTTGCGCAATTCTTCATCGTCCAAAACGGAGAAAACCTCCCGGGGCACCTGGTTCGGCCGGATTCCTGCCTGGTAATCCTGCTCATAATACCCGCCAAGGGCATGTGCCGAGAGCAACTCATAAACCTGTTTGCAGCCGTTGCAGCAAAATGCATGCTGATCTGAATAGAGAACAGTCCCGGGCAGAACATCGTGACAATGATAACACGTCGTTTCTTCTGTTTGATTTTGCATATGGCTTCTTTCAGGTGTTCTTTCAAATCGTCATACTGAATTGCTTCACCGGATTCAGGTCTTTTAAATAGGCGTCGAAAGCCATGCAGCAATTCCTCACGAAGGGAATTCCTTTGGGAAGAATCCGGATGGTATTTTGTTCCCACTCAACCAGCCCGTCGGAAATAAGCTCCGATAACTGCAATTCCAGTTCCAGGCGATTCAGCAAAGTGTCTTCGGGAATTTCCGTTTCAAAACGGCACATCAGGTTCAGAATGTGTTGCCGGATTTCCATATCAGGAGCACTCATTTCATGCCCGCGGGTAACAGGCAACAGGCCGCTTTCTACTAGTTCCAGGTAGCGCGCGGTACTTTTTTCGTTTTGGGCGAAACCGGATTTGCATTCTGAAATGGCGGACATTCCCAATCCGATCAGTAAACCGGAAGATTTGGTAGTATACCCCATGAAATTCCGGTGTAATTGCTTTTCGCCGGCGGCTTTTGCCAAAGAATCACCGGGTAATGCAAAATGGTCCATTCCTATTTCCACGTATCCGTTCGTAACGAGCATTTGACGGGAAACTTCGTAAATTTCCCGCTTCAGGTCCGGGTCCGGAAGGTCTGACTCACTGTACCCGCGTTGCCCGGTTCCTTTTATCCACGGCACATGTGCATAGGAATACAGGGAAATGCGGTCCGGTTTTAATTGCAGCGTGCAGCGAATAGCATGCTGAAAACCGGAAAGCGTTTGTTTGGGCAGGCCATAAACCAAATCGTGGGAAATGGCAGTGAATCCAACCTCTTTTGCTTGTTTGTGACACGATTCCACCAATTCGAAAGATTGCATGCGATGAATGGCTTTCTGAACCACGGGGTCATAATCCTGGATCCCGAAGCTAACTCTCCGGAACCCTTGTTCGTGCAATACCTCGAGGTGTTTCCGGGTTGTA
The window above is part of the Fluviicola sp. genome. Proteins encoded here:
- the hemN gene encoding oxygen-independent coproporphyrinogen III oxidase, encoding MTDTGLIAKYNIPGPRYTSYPTVPYWNKQQWDPGKWCEFLALSQQEEPVKLLALYIHLPYCDSLCTFCGCHKHITTNHAVESRYIDAVLTEWKLLAASLDKHSSIQELHLGGGTPTFFAPEELKRLIAGIKSVFPFTGSAALSFEAHPNSTTRKHLEVLHEQGFRRVSFGIQDYDPVVQKAIHRMQSFELVESCHKQAKEVGFTAISHDLVYGLPKQTLSGFQHAIRCTLQLKPDRISLYSYAHVPWIKGTGQRGYSESDLPDPDLKREIYEVSRQMLVTNGYVEIGMDHFALPGDSLAKAAGEKQLHRNFMGYTTKSSGLLIGLGMSAISECKSGFAQNEKSTARYLELVESGLLPVTRGHEMSAPDMEIRQHILNLMCRFETEIPEDTLLNRLELELQLSELISDGLVEWEQNTIRILPKGIPFVRNCCMAFDAYLKDLNPVKQFSMTI